Proteins from a single region of Gossypium arboreum isolate Shixiya-1 chromosome 1, ASM2569848v2, whole genome shotgun sequence:
- the LOC108481794 gene encoding uncharacterized protein LOC108481794, with product MSSSGFSPAPPPVFNIEDYHIWVVKMKTYLQAFDLWEVFNSDVKPAPLRANPTMAQIRQHADERTKRQKAMSCIQNSVSDVIFTRIMACEPPKQAWDKLNEEFQGTERIRQQQLLNLKRDFENLKMKEEETVKQYSDRIMDVVNSIRLLGEQFSEARIVEKVISTLPKRYEAKISSLEDLRDLSSISLTKLINALYAQEQRKASRLEEHQEDVQSKICKKSGHAEKVYRNKDKQRPNQTQQPRAEAQVAEDDINQEEQVFAVFYLAAKGKAAKNG from the exons ATGTCGTCATCAGGATTCTCACCAGCACCACCACCAGTCTTTAATATTGAAGACTACCACATCTGGGTAGTAAAAATGAAGACCTACCTGCAGGCATTTGATTTGTGGGAGGTTTTCAACTCAGATGTTAAACCAGCACCTCTAAGAGCCAATCCAACAATGGCTCAAATCAGACAACATGCAGATGAAAGAACCAAAAGGCAAAAAGCCATGTCTTGCATCCAAAACAGTGTGTCTGATGTGATTTTCACAAGAATCATGGCTTGCGAGCCACCAAAGCAAGCCTGGGATAAGCTGAATGAGGAGTTCCAAGGGACTGAGAGAATAAGGCAGCAACAGCTACTGAATTTGAAAAGGGATTTTGAAAACTTGAAGATGAAAGAGGAAGAAACAGTGAAGCAATACTCAGACAGAATCATGGATGTAGTAAATAGCATAAGGCTACTTGGAGAACAGTTTAGTGAAGCAAGAATTGTAGAGAAGGTGATCTCAACCTTACCTAAAAGGTATGAGGCAAAGATCTCATCTCTTGAAGACTTAAGAGACCTGTCAAGCATCTCCTTGACTAAGTTAATCAATGCTCTTTATGCTCAAGAGCAAAGGAAAGCAAGTAGATTGGAGGAGCATCAAGAAG ATGTGCAATCCAAAATCTGCAAAAAGAGTGGCCATGCTGAAAAAGTTTACAGAAACAAAGACAAACAGAGGCCAAATCAAACTCAGCAACCTAGAGCTGAAGCTCAAGTAGCAGAAGATGACATTAACCAAGAAGAGCAAGTCTTTGCAGTCTTTTACTTAGCTGCAAAAGGAAAGGCCGCAAAAAATGGCTGA